The DNA segment acccagtgatccatgaaataaaagaatgggaTTTCTAATAgacaagaacagagaaaaaaaatcaacatatccAGCAGATATTCACTGGAAAGTGTGGCAGACTAGTTTGAGATTAGGAACTGAAACCTGGGGAAGTTGTCCCCATTAACATGAGGAATGTATACCAGGGACCCATGGCAAGGCCTTTCAAAAAAGCCCGACTTTCTGAAAGGACCAACAGGACTCCATTTTGGGACATAGCCTTATGTTGAAATGATCCCAACTCTTCACCCCTCCTTTTGCCCACACTCTGTGCTATGCAGTGTGTGCTCTCCCAGTCAGGCCCTGTGCCTTGATTCAGGCATGTCACTCACTTTGGCCAATGGGATTGTTACACTGAAAAGTGCTGCTGCAATTCTGCTTTCACTTTTCTGCTGCAAGAGAGGACACATACAGAGGAGAGAAAACCTGCCTTAGTTATTGCAGCCAAGATCATCCTCAACTGGCCCAAAGTCAAGACTGCATAGCCAGGATCAACAGAATTGCCTAGTTGATGATCTCAGTTCCCAGGAGCTATACTACATCAAGGTTTTATGGTTGTTCTCTAAACATTATTTTTGCAATGTGTAtgctaaagaaattttttttttatttttattttttcaagactttatttatttatttgacagagagagagagatcacaagtaggcagagagacaggcagagagaatggggaagcaggctgagcagagagcccaatgcggggcttaatcccaggaccctgagatgacctaaggtgaaggcagaggcttaacccactgagccatccagataccccaagaaaaatttatttaagtgtttTATCTGGTGCATTTTATTCTAAAgtttttaataactgaaattcAGTATATGGTATAGTAAGAAGGCTGTATGTAGTTTTATGTGTTGTTTCCTTCAAGTTCGTTGCTCCTTTCATGTCAATAAAATAGGCACATTCTGGTATTTGGACCATCAAACTGGAACCACAGTTTTAGTCACTGGAGATAATAAGGTGTTGAGATAatacttttcatttatattcaacTAGACTTACCTATTAGTAGGCTCAATTATTAATATTAGCCATGAATACACTGGTAACCTCatctgtaatatattttatggtaTAGTACACAAAGAGAAATCATTTAGCAGAGAGTAAGATCTGATGAGGAAATAGGGACAATGAACCTAGACTATATAAGACTATGAGGTGTCAGGTAAAAGTATCAGTAGATAAATTCAATGTGACTGCTGAGGGCAGCAAATTAAACAGgtatggaaatatataaaatatattatctcaaACTTAAAACAAGTTTTctaatagaaaatgtgaaaagagaCCTAGAGTTAATTCAAGGTGAGTAATAAGAGTAATATAATTCATCTCTTTGTCTGTTCTATGTGGTCCTCATGGGATCAAGGTGGAGCCTACTATTGTTATCCTATAATTGACTTATTCTTACTTCTTTCTGAGGGGCCCTTTTCTATGCAATCCATGGTGTAATTGCTTGAAATGTTTTCAGTAGAGCTAACAAAGGGCACCAGGACTCCTCTGCTGCACTCCCCAGGCCATCAGGGACTCTACTATTCACTGGTGATTTTATCTTCGCTTTGCTTAAATTCCCATTTGCCATCATTTCCCTCAATCCAAGGCCTGTGAGATATCTCATGCTCGTGCAGGGCAGCTCTACAGGCTCAGCTGCATTTTCACATCAGTTTTTATGAGGAAACATTCATTGGGTTGGAAGAGGGCTCACTAGAACACCTACTTCATCCTCTTATCTCTACAAAGGTACAAATTTATAGGGGATTATCAGGAACACTattgagataaaatatatattttttaagattctatgtatttatttgacagagagagagagaaagtcccaacacaagcaggggtgtggcagggagagggagaagcaggctcctagttgagtagggagcctgatgtgcaaCGGACGCtaggacaccaagatcatgaccagagctgaaggcagaagtctAACCAACGAGCCACCTGAGTGCCCCCAAAAAGATACTCTTAATTGAAGAATGTGGTGTTATTAATCTACAAGCAGAGCctaaaacagaatgaaactgtGTTTCAAAACAAGATTTTATGTCTTGTTtgaagtattaattttaaaaaaatgtttaattttgacattgtttttcatttccttcatacAGTTGTATaaacttgtttgtatttctagAATTAAGCACAATATCTTTGGTGTCCTTGCATCTACCATTAGAGAATTAttcaagaaaagtaaagaaaggaatATTCAGGTAAGAGATGagataaatttatgtttatttcagtCAAATAATGAGTCATTCATGAGTATGTCTGTGTGCCTTCATGCATGACACTTATTTTCTGATTGATAACATTTActtttacaaattataaaaagaagtTAGTATGCACCTCAAAAAACGCATGTCCCTTTTCCTGAAGGGCAAATCACAACCTCCGggttatttcataataaaatgttggcaaagaagaaaatgcaatgcATTCATACTTTGGGAAAAAGCTCCTTTCTGATACTTGTGTATTCCTATATTTTGGCAGGTATACACTAAGTGTCCCACGGTGTTCAGTGACTTAATGATTGGATGAATACACATTAGTCTCTAAAAATGATAATGATCTCAAAACAATGATTTCCTGTCACTGCATACTGGCTGATACAGTTTCATACAATAAATGTAATTTGGTTAATAACAGTGTGagctataaataaaacaaagaagattTTCTGCTAAAATACTGCTTGATTATCCAGTTGTATGATGTGAATTTGGTAGTGTTGACAAGGCCTTCTACCTTTCTCtaaaatctctctttttccttttctatcacCCACTTAATATCTGATGTCTGATGCCCAAAACTCCCCTGTTAAATCTTTATTCCTTTAAACCTAGTTTtacaatatttaaatgtaaacacCCTTGTACAAGTTAACATGGGCACTTAGtgcttttttcaaaaataaatttaattaggATTATTTCAGTGGATTCCTGTTTTCCATGGGAGCAGTGGGGTAAAGAAGAGATCTAAGGATACTACCACTGAactgctgccagttttattttcttgtgcaccaatttgctaacatttttagaaaagttaaTATGTGATGATGAGGAAGAAGATGGGCTGAGAGCAGTAGGAGCCGAAGAACGAGGACAGAGGATGAAGAACACAGACAGTCGATTgcctgaaggaggaggagagcaaAATATGGCTATTCTGCCATATGTGCCAAGTCAAAAATGAATACTTCTTAGATCATTTGATGCTTTTGATAAGCTGCACAGGCTGTCCTCTCTGTTGGGTGATTTAAGTCATAATTGGTGTTAAAATCTGAACAACAGAAATAGCTGTGCCACAGTATTGCAGAAAACAAAGTTTCCAAAGTATTAGATAAATCATACTATTCTGCTGTGTCACAGATTCAAAATAACCATTTGaaagttttaatatgtttatgGGTCTCTTTCTAAATGGAGACATCATaattacttttctaaaatttttagtcaatacaatattttgaagtttcttttttttcacccACTTGCacagatgtttaaaataaaattggcttCTTCACAGATTGTGCAGATATAGAATCCATGGATTTCCCCTCCTGGTAGTGTGGCTGAGCTTTTCTACTTCAAGAAGCTGATGATGCATTctatttttcaaggtttttattttggatACCAAACTGAATCTCTTGATAACATTAACTCTCAATATTATCCTCTATTTGGGTCTAATGTCACTTCATGGAACTTTAAATCAGTCTTTAATTAGATCGTTCTATTTTAAATTGGAagcattatcaaaaataaaatgaatttgaaatgataattaaaaattagaatgaaTACTTCTATATCTCAAAAACCTTCAGATATATTTAACATCATGAAAATAAAGTGAAGAGCTAAACAGGTATAAAGAAATAATGCTTTATGCATTGATGTCACATGTGCCATAATGGGAAGAACACTGGATTTGGTGAGTCACATTAGAAAACTATGAGTTAGTTAACTTATGTGTTATGTGCTGCTGGGCAATCACAACATTCCTTAGATTTAGGTTCTAGAAAAGGACACCAGAAATCATACCTAACACAATTAGCTGGCAAGTAGGTGATGGTAACACAGATTCCAATATCTTCCATAagagaaaatgatattttatgatATCAGGAAATAGATAGGAAGTTCAATTTTTAATCTTGTCTTGTACCTCTTAGCAGGTTCTTGGCATGAGCGACAAGGGAGCAGGCAACCACTCAGATGTAACTGACTTCATTCTTGTAGGCTTCAGGGTCCATCCAGAGCTccactttctcctttttctcctgttCCTGCTGGTCTATGGCATGGTCCTTTTGGGGAACATTAGTATGATGGCAATCATTGTGACTGACTCCCAGCTGAATACACCAATGTATTTCTTTCTAGGCAATCTGTCCTTCATTGATCTCTCCTACTCCACTGTTATTGCCCCAAAAGCCATGGTCAACTTCCTGTCTGAGAAAAAGACTATCTCCTTTGTGGGGTGTGCTGCCCAGTGTTTCTTTTTTGCCCTCTTCATTGTAACAGAAGGGTTCATCCTGGCAgccatggcctatgaccgcttcATCGCCATTTGCAATCCTCTTCTTTACAGTGTCCACATGTCAAAACACCTTTGCACTCAGCTGGTGGCTGGTTCCTATTtctgtggctggctcagttccaTCCTCCAAGTCAGCGTAACATTCTCAGTGTCTTTCTGTGCTTCCCGAATCATTGATCACTTCTACTGTGATTCTTACCAAATTGAGAAGATCTCCTGTTCCAATCTCTCTGTCAATAAGATGGTATCTCTCAGTTTGGCTGCCTTCATTATTTTGCCTACAATAGTTGTTATTGTAGTGTCTTACATGTACATTGTGACCACAGTCTTGAAGATTCCCTCCagtgaagggagaaagaaagcctTCTCCACCTGCAGTTCCCATTTGGGAGTGGTAAGTTTACTCTATGGGACTGTTTCCTTCGTGTATCTCACACCACCAAGCAATCCTGAACTTCGTAAAGTGGCTTCAGTATTTTACATACTGGTCACACCCATGTTAAACCCTCTGATCTATTCTCTAAGAAACAAGGATGTCAAGCAAGCTTTGGGGAAAATCCTGTGGAAGAAAAAAGCTTTacattaattccattttttatgaCTTCCTCATTAATGGGCTTATTGATAATTTCATCCTGAATCACTTTTAACATGGTGTCAAGTTTGAGTCACTTAAGGATCCTTAAGTTGACCATCTCACAGATGACCAAATGGAAAGGGTAATGGAAGGAGTAATAGCAATCCTTCTCTCTCCTTAAGAGCAGTGTTAGATATTCAGTATCAGTAAAACTTATCAACATATTATACTCCCTACTCTATGTAGGTACAGCTATATGAGACTGGGCCTCTTTAGATCATGGGCAGAAAAATTTCTTTGGTAGGAAGATGATCTTGGAATTAGCAGTCTCTTAGAAGTGTCAACCCAAAGCAGGACGATTTCTGagttataatatttaattttttataaatctatTCACAGTGACTTAATTGGGGCCCATAATTCTTGACTAGAAATCACGGTATAAGATTTTTTTGCGTGTGCCATCATGAGTTTAACTCAATGAATTATTGGTGTTTATATcttgattgtatttatttttaatattgattgcTATTGGCTTCTTATCATGTCAAAGAGATAAAGATATTTCATATCCAGTGTTCTAAAAATTGAGCATCCAAATCTACAAAGGTAAAGTCTTTCATAcc comes from the Mustela nigripes isolate SB6536 unplaced genomic scaffold, MUSNIG.SB6536 HiC_scaffold_516, whole genome shotgun sequence genome and includes:
- the LOC132008631 gene encoding olfactory receptor 9K2-like produces the protein MSDKGAGNHSDVTDFILVGFRVHPELHFLLFLLFLLVYGMVLLGNISMMAIIVTDSQLNTPMYFFLGNLSFIDLSYSTVIAPKAMVNFLSEKKTISFVGCAAQCFFFALFIVTEGFILAAMAYDRFIAICNPLLYSVHMSKHLCTQLVAGSYFCGWLSSILQVSVTFSVSFCASRIIDHFYCDSYQIEKISCSNLSVNKMVSLSLAAFIILPTIVVIVVSYMYIVTTVLKIPSSEGRKKAFSTCSSHLGVVSLLYGTVSFVYLTPPSNPELRKVASVFYILVTPMLNPLIYSLRNKDVKQALGKILWKKKALH